In one Aquabacterium sp. OR-4 genomic region, the following are encoded:
- the lysS gene encoding lysine--tRNA ligase — protein MTTATPAHASQPDPQHPDDNKLIAERREKLAAIRARGVAFPNDFKPRHHASALQAQYGVLDNETLEPQAVAVAVAGRMMLKRVMGKASFATLQDGSTSAVSVGQQGRIQLFISKDGVGEAAYEQFKTLDLGDILGAEGTLFKTRTGELSIKVSTLRLLTKSLRPLPDKFHGMADQEQKYRQRYVDLISDENARARFTARSKAVSSIRSFMVEHGFLEVETPMLHPIPGGANARPFTTHHNALDQEMFLRIAPELYLKRLVVGGFERVFEINRNFRNEGISVRHNPEFTMMEFYAAYWNHHDLMDFTEAVLRHAAVAATGSARITYADKPVHLDEPFARLSVRDSLVAHAGLTEAEADSAEAVHAKLKSLGEEPPKHWGLAQLQFGLFEAAVEDKLWQPTFIIDYPVEVSPLARASDSNPAITERFELFITGREFGNGFSELNDAEDQAARFQSQVANKEAGDDEAMFFDADFIRALEYGMPPTGGCGIGIDRLMMLITDSPSIRDVILFPALRREG, from the coding sequence ATGACCACCGCGACCCCGGCCCACGCATCCCAGCCCGATCCGCAGCACCCGGACGACAACAAGCTGATCGCCGAGCGCCGCGAAAAACTGGCCGCCATCCGCGCCCGCGGCGTGGCCTTCCCGAACGATTTCAAGCCCCGGCACCACGCCTCGGCGCTGCAGGCCCAGTACGGCGTGCTGGACAACGAGACGCTCGAGCCCCAGGCCGTGGCCGTGGCCGTGGCCGGGCGCATGATGCTCAAGCGCGTGATGGGCAAGGCCAGCTTCGCCACCCTGCAGGACGGCTCGACCAGCGCGGTCAGCGTCGGCCAGCAGGGCCGCATCCAGCTGTTCATCAGCAAGGACGGCGTGGGCGAAGCCGCCTACGAGCAGTTCAAGACGCTGGACCTCGGCGACATCCTGGGCGCCGAAGGCACGCTGTTCAAGACCCGCACCGGCGAGCTGTCGATCAAGGTCAGCACGCTGCGCCTGCTGACCAAGAGCCTGCGCCCACTGCCCGACAAGTTCCACGGCATGGCCGACCAGGAGCAGAAGTACCGCCAGCGCTATGTCGACCTGATCAGCGACGAGAACGCCCGCGCCCGCTTCACTGCGCGCAGCAAGGCGGTGAGCTCGATCCGCAGCTTCATGGTCGAGCACGGCTTCCTCGAGGTCGAGACGCCGATGCTGCACCCCATCCCGGGCGGCGCCAATGCACGGCCCTTCACCACCCACCACAACGCGCTGGACCAGGAGATGTTCCTGCGCATCGCGCCCGAGCTGTACCTCAAGCGCCTGGTGGTGGGCGGCTTCGAGCGCGTGTTCGAGATCAACCGCAACTTCCGCAACGAAGGCATCAGTGTTCGGCACAACCCCGAATTCACGATGATGGAGTTCTATGCGGCCTACTGGAACCATCACGACCTGATGGACTTCACCGAGGCCGTGCTGCGCCACGCCGCGGTGGCCGCCACCGGCAGCGCCCGCATCACCTACGCCGACAAGCCGGTGCACCTGGACGAGCCCTTCGCCCGCCTGAGCGTGCGCGACAGCCTGGTGGCGCATGCCGGCCTCACCGAGGCCGAGGCCGACTCGGCCGAGGCCGTGCACGCCAAGCTCAAGAGCCTGGGCGAAGAGCCGCCCAAGCACTGGGGCCTGGCGCAGCTGCAGTTCGGCCTGTTCGAGGCCGCGGTGGAAGACAAGCTGTGGCAGCCCACCTTCATCATCGACTACCCGGTCGAGGTGAGCCCGCTGGCCCGCGCGTCTGACAGCAACCCGGCCATCACCGAGCGCTTCGAGCTGTTCATCACCGGGCGCGAGTTCGGCAACGGCTTCAGTGAGCTGAACGACGCCGAGGACCAGGCTGCGCGCTTCCAGAGCCAGGTGGCCAACAAGGAGGCCGGCGACGACGAGGCGATGTTCTTCGACGCCGACTTCATCCGCGCGCTCGAATACGGCATGCCCCCCACCGGCGGCTGCGGCATCGGCATCGACCGGCTGATGATGCTGATCACCGATTCGCCCAGCATCCGCGACGTGATCCTGTTCCCGGCGCTGCGCCGCGAGGGCTGA
- a CDS encoding Gfo/Idh/MocA family protein — protein sequence MTHPVITDRKIRFALAGCGRIAANHMDSVARHAERAELVAVCDTDPAALAAARQRTGARGFASYAELLAEAGPLGLDCVVLTTPSGLHARQAAEAAQAGVHVMTEKPMATRWADGLAMVKACDDAGVRLFVVKQNRRNRTLQLLRQAISAGRFGRIYMVTLNVFWNRPQSYYDSAEWRGTWEFDGGAFMNQASHYIDLLDWLIGPVESVMAYTGTLARNIEVEDSGVAALKWRNGAMGSVNVTMLTHPKNFEGSITILGEHGTVRVGGVAVNKIEHWEFDQPHEMDAGIDEASYQTTSVYGFGHPLYYDNVIRTLRGECEAETDGREGLKSLELLIAMYRSARDGKKINLPLEY from the coding sequence CTGACGCATCCCGTCATCACCGATCGCAAGATCCGTTTCGCGCTGGCCGGCTGCGGCCGCATTGCGGCCAACCACATGGACTCGGTCGCGCGCCATGCCGAGCGCGCCGAGCTGGTGGCCGTGTGCGACACCGATCCCGCCGCGCTGGCCGCTGCCCGGCAGCGCACCGGTGCGCGCGGCTTTGCCAGCTACGCCGAGCTGCTGGCCGAGGCCGGCCCGCTGGGGCTGGACTGCGTGGTGCTCACCACGCCCAGCGGCCTGCATGCACGCCAGGCGGCCGAGGCCGCGCAGGCCGGCGTGCACGTGATGACCGAAAAGCCCATGGCCACGCGCTGGGCCGATGGCCTGGCCATGGTCAAGGCCTGCGACGACGCCGGCGTGCGCCTGTTCGTCGTCAAGCAGAACCGGCGCAACCGCACGCTGCAGCTGCTGCGCCAGGCGATCAGCGCCGGGCGCTTCGGCCGCATCTACATGGTCACGCTGAACGTCTTCTGGAACCGGCCGCAGAGCTACTACGACAGCGCCGAGTGGCGCGGCACCTGGGAGTTCGACGGCGGCGCGTTCATGAACCAGGCCAGCCACTACATCGACCTGCTCGACTGGCTGATCGGCCCGGTGGAAAGCGTGATGGCCTACACCGGCACGCTGGCGCGCAACATCGAGGTCGAGGACAGCGGCGTGGCCGCGCTGAAGTGGCGCAACGGCGCGATGGGCTCGGTCAACGTCACGATGCTCACCCACCCGAAGAACTTCGAGGGCTCGATCACCATCCTGGGCGAGCACGGCACGGTGCGCGTGGGCGGCGTGGCGGTGAACAAGATCGAGCACTGGGAGTTCGACCAGCCGCACGAGATGGACGCCGGCATCGACGAGGCCAGCTACCAGACCACCAGCGTCTACGGCTTCGGCCATCCGCTGTACTACGACAACGTGATCCGCACCCTGCGCGGCGAATGCGAGGCCGAGACCGATGGCCGCGAGGGCCTCAAGAGCCTGGAGCTGCTGATCGCGATGTACCGCTCGGCGCGCGACGGCAAGAAGATCAATCTGCCGTTGGAGTATTGA
- a CDS encoding acyltransferase, with the protein MATAASPTTIHPTALVDEGAQLGEGCRVWHWVHISGGARIGAGCSFGQNVFVGNDVAIGNNVKIQNNVSVYDAVTLEDDVFCGPSMVFTNVFNPRSAVVRKAEYRRTLVQRGATLGANCTIVCGSTVGEYAFVGAGAVVSRDVKPYALMVGVPARQIGWMSRHGERLALPVSAPAGQGVEASCPATGERYRLDGTELSCLD; encoded by the coding sequence TTGGCCACGGCTGCAAGCCCCACCACCATCCACCCCACCGCCCTCGTCGACGAGGGCGCGCAGCTCGGCGAGGGCTGCCGCGTCTGGCACTGGGTGCACATCTCGGGCGGCGCGCGCATCGGCGCCGGCTGCTCGTTCGGGCAGAACGTGTTCGTCGGCAACGACGTGGCCATCGGCAACAACGTCAAGATCCAGAACAACGTCAGCGTCTACGACGCCGTGACGCTGGAGGACGACGTGTTCTGCGGCCCCAGCATGGTGTTCACCAATGTGTTCAACCCGCGCAGCGCGGTGGTGCGCAAGGCCGAGTACCGCCGCACGCTGGTCCAGCGCGGCGCCACGCTGGGCGCCAACTGCACCATCGTGTGCGGCAGCACGGTGGGCGAGTACGCCTTTGTGGGCGCTGGCGCGGTGGTCAGCCGCGACGTGAAGCCCTATGCGCTGATGGTCGGCGTGCCGGCCCGGCAGATCGGCTGGATGAGCCGGCATGGCGAGCGGCTGGCCCTGCCGGTCAGCGCGCCGGCCGGTCAAGGCGTTGAAGCCAGCTGCCCCGCCACCGGCGAGCGCTACCGGCTCGACGGCACCGAGCTTTCCTGCCTGGACTGA
- a CDS encoding DegT/DnrJ/EryC1/StrS family aminotransferase, translating to MQFTDLKTQYQALKASIDARIQRVLDHGQYIMGPEVAEMEKALAARTGARHCVAVASGTEALLIALMALDLKPGDEVITTPFTFAATAEVIVLLGGQPVYVDIEPDTCNIDATLIEAAITPRTRAIMPVSLYGQVADMAEINAIAARHGLAVIEDAAQSFGASYQAKASCAVSTIGCTSFFPSKPLGCYGDGGALFTNDDAIAQAAREIRVHGQSARYTHTRLGLGGRMDTLQCAVVLGKLERFDWEIARRKQLGDRYGELIRRSGAPVQLLAVRPDRDCVWAQYTVMLDHRAAVQQALQAAGVPTAIHYPKPLHHQPAYAAGCDPLAHPASIAAAQRVMSLPMSADLGDADQQRVVDALAQACAGVAAVAGAAGLAQPA from the coding sequence ATGCAATTCACCGACCTCAAGACCCAGTACCAGGCGCTGAAGGCCAGCATCGACGCACGCATCCAGCGCGTGCTCGACCATGGCCAGTACATCATGGGCCCCGAGGTGGCCGAAATGGAGAAGGCGCTGGCGGCCCGCACCGGCGCAAGGCACTGCGTGGCCGTGGCCAGCGGCACCGAGGCGCTGCTGATCGCCTTGATGGCGCTCGACCTGAAGCCGGGCGACGAGGTCATCACCACGCCCTTCACCTTTGCCGCCACGGCCGAGGTGATCGTGCTGCTGGGTGGCCAGCCGGTGTATGTGGACATCGAGCCCGACACCTGCAACATCGACGCCACGCTGATCGAGGCCGCGATCACGCCGCGCACCCGCGCCATCATGCCGGTGAGCCTGTACGGCCAGGTGGCCGACATGGCCGAGATCAATGCCATCGCGGCGCGCCACGGGCTGGCGGTGATCGAGGACGCCGCGCAGAGCTTCGGCGCCTCGTACCAGGCAAAAGCGAGCTGCGCCGTCAGCACCATCGGCTGCACCAGCTTCTTTCCGAGCAAGCCGCTGGGCTGCTATGGCGACGGCGGCGCGCTGTTCACCAACGACGATGCCATCGCCCAGGCCGCGCGCGAGATCCGCGTGCATGGCCAGAGCGCGCGCTACACCCACACCCGCCTGGGCCTGGGCGGGCGCATGGACACGCTGCAGTGCGCGGTGGTGCTGGGCAAGCTCGAGCGTTTTGACTGGGAGATCGCACGCCGCAAGCAGCTGGGCGATCGGTATGGCGAACTGATCCGCCGCAGCGGCGCGCCGGTGCAGTTGCTGGCCGTGCGCCCCGATCGCGACTGCGTGTGGGCGCAGTACACCGTGATGCTGGATCACCGCGCCGCCGTGCAGCAGGCCCTGCAGGCCGCCGGCGTGCCCACCGCCATCCACTACCCCAAGCCGCTGCACCACCAGCCGGCCTACGCCGCGGGTTGCGATCCGTTGGCCCATCCGGCCTCGATTGCCGCCGCGCAGCGCGTGATGAGCCTGCCGATGAGCGCCGACCTGGGCGATGCCGACCAGCAGCGCGTGGTCGACGCCCTGGCCCAGGCCTGCGCTGGCGTGGCGGCCGTGGCCGGCGCTGCCGGCCTGGCCCAGCCGGCCTGA
- a CDS encoding lipopolysaccharide biosynthesis protein, with translation MSRTGLRRAVFTLLAGGALAQALPLLLGPWLTRLYTPENYGQYHLFAAVAANIAVVACGRYEFALPMAADEAEARALRHLCQRVLGLVVVITLAVAVAWAVALGAVWPLWLPASVGALGQLSLATLLATRAQQFKPLATARVLQHGGGALGQVGAGLVHGGVQGLIVGALVAVMAAWAALGGLAARSARLPAPIGNAPEGPLPPDWRAAARRYRHYPLLNTPHAFLGALQDTVAVALIAAQLGAAAAGVWGLALRYLKAPATLVGSAVSQALHPRLAQAGCTPAGRALVLRTMLLLAAVAVPLVLLLWAVAPPLFVWAFGPAWADAGTLGRALALYIGLHFVASPLGVVTLAWDAQAWALKLALVGQGLFVAALATGLHWDGLRGAGWAVSLAMAVYFGWYFLKLATWPVAVQEG, from the coding sequence ATGTCCCGCACCGGCCTGCGCCGCGCCGTCTTCACCCTGCTGGCCGGTGGTGCGCTGGCGCAGGCCTTGCCGCTCTTGCTGGGCCCCTGGCTGACCCGGCTGTACACGCCCGAGAACTACGGCCAGTACCACCTGTTTGCCGCGGTGGCGGCCAACATCGCCGTGGTGGCCTGCGGGCGCTACGAGTTTGCGCTGCCGATGGCCGCCGATGAGGCCGAGGCCCGCGCGCTGCGCCACCTGTGCCAGCGCGTGCTGGGGCTGGTGGTGGTGATCACCCTGGCCGTGGCCGTGGCCTGGGCGGTGGCGCTGGGCGCCGTGTGGCCGCTGTGGCTGCCGGCCAGCGTGGGTGCGCTGGGCCAGCTGTCGCTGGCCACGCTGCTGGCCACGCGGGCACAGCAATTCAAGCCCCTGGCCACGGCCCGCGTGCTGCAGCATGGCGGCGGCGCGCTGGGCCAGGTGGGCGCCGGCCTGGTGCATGGCGGCGTGCAGGGCCTGATCGTTGGCGCCCTGGTGGCGGTGATGGCGGCCTGGGCGGCGCTGGGTGGCCTTGCCGCGAGGTCGGCGCGGTTGCCGGCCCCCATCGGCAATGCACCGGAAGGCCCGCTGCCGCCCGATTGGCGCGCCGCCGCGCGCCGCTACCGCCACTACCCGCTGCTGAACACGCCGCACGCCTTTCTGGGCGCGCTGCAAGACACCGTGGCCGTGGCCCTGATCGCCGCGCAGCTGGGTGCGGCCGCGGCCGGTGTCTGGGGCCTGGCGCTGCGCTACCTGAAGGCGCCGGCCACGCTGGTGGGCAGCGCGGTGTCGCAGGCCCTGCATCCGCGGCTGGCGCAGGCGGGCTGCACGCCGGCCGGGCGTGCGCTGGTGCTGCGCACCATGCTGCTGCTGGCGGCGGTGGCCGTGCCGCTGGTGCTGCTGCTGTGGGCGGTGGCGCCGCCGCTGTTCGTGTGGGCCTTCGGGCCGGCCTGGGCCGATGCCGGCACGCTGGGCCGCGCGCTGGCGCTCTACATCGGCCTGCACTTCGTGGCTTCGCCGCTGGGCGTGGTCACGCTGGCCTGGGACGCCCAGGCCTGGGCGCTGAAGCTGGCCCTGGTGGGCCAGGGCCTGTTCGTGGCGGCGCTGGCCACCGGCCTGCACTGGGATGGCCTGCGCGGCGCCGGCTGGGCGGTCTCGCTGGCCATGGCCGTGTACTTTGGCTGGTACTTTCTGAAGCTGGCCACCTGGCCGGTGGCCGTGCAGGAGGGCTGA
- a CDS encoding acyltransferase produces the protein MKATLWQRAWLPLKRLISRATGPRVVGGWIRGDGEYLTHTRISNQSFIFAPERLQVGDHVFIGHFSVLDATYGLSIGEGCQIGFFTGIFTHSSHVAVRLYGRSYVEVADKAAYFEAPVSIGPYCFIGAHATLLPGTRLGRGCLVSAYSLVSGSFDDFSVIAGNPARRVGDTRRMDAPHLARHPELQPHYLQWAGELPGSQADEAAR, from the coding sequence GTGAAAGCAACGCTGTGGCAACGTGCCTGGCTGCCCCTCAAGCGCCTGATCTCGCGGGCGACCGGCCCGCGCGTGGTGGGTGGCTGGATCCGCGGTGACGGCGAGTACCTGACCCACACCCGCATCAGCAACCAGAGCTTCATCTTTGCGCCCGAGCGCCTGCAGGTGGGCGACCATGTCTTCATCGGCCACTTCAGCGTGCTCGATGCCACCTACGGCCTGTCGATCGGCGAGGGCTGCCAGATCGGCTTCTTCACCGGCATCTTCACCCACTCCAGCCATGTGGCGGTGCGCCTTTATGGGCGCAGCTATGTCGAGGTGGCCGACAAGGCCGCCTACTTCGAGGCGCCGGTGTCGATCGGGCCGTACTGCTTCATCGGCGCCCACGCCACGCTGCTGCCAGGCACCCGGCTGGGCCGTGGCTGCCTGGTGTCGGCCTACAGCCTGGTCAGCGGCAGCTTCGACGATTTCTCGGTGATCGCCGGCAACCCGGCACGCCGGGTGGGCGACACCCGGCGCATGGATGCGCCGCACCTGGCCCGCCACCCCGAATTGCAGCCGCACTACCTGCAATGGGCCGGCGAGCTGCCCGGCAGCCAAGCTGACGAGGCGGCGCGATGA
- a CDS encoding glycosyltransferase: MRLVLFGDGESPHLLKWARALAPEVELWAASSRGFLPGFDGLVPESRRLSLGTTPQFKGGNFGLLKHLPALTGWLERVKADWIHAHYLTSHGTLAWLATRWLGAPGRLVGSAWGSDILVTPKRGGLMRWVTCQVLKACALTTSDSDHMAWHMRALGAGEVMTFPFGLETLPALPSPEHKQGHVFFANRGLEAVYAPQRVLAVFAAVAAEWPGTELVMANTGSMRAELERLAEQAKLKERIKFVGRLDAAAQARHYARARWYLSLPTSDSVAVSVLEAMAHGCIPILSDLPANHELVRPGENGLILPAGGMVSLADLQPLLKNRDAIAQANHDWVAAHAMFMPWVQRFLARLREIDADPTGHIRAEPTARNEPPHVTPFDIEAATARATAASQAADQAAAASDAPTAALRPKGRR; the protein is encoded by the coding sequence ATGAGGCTGGTGCTGTTTGGCGACGGCGAAAGCCCGCACCTGCTGAAATGGGCCCGCGCGCTGGCGCCCGAGGTCGAGCTGTGGGCGGCCTCGTCGCGCGGTTTTCTGCCGGGCTTTGACGGCCTGGTGCCCGAATCGCGGCGGCTCTCGCTGGGCACGACGCCGCAGTTCAAGGGCGGCAACTTCGGCCTGCTCAAGCACCTGCCGGCGCTGACTGGCTGGCTCGAGCGGGTCAAGGCCGACTGGATCCACGCGCACTACCTCACCTCGCATGGCACGCTGGCCTGGCTGGCCACGCGCTGGCTGGGCGCGCCGGGCCGGCTGGTGGGCTCGGCCTGGGGGTCCGACATCCTGGTCACGCCCAAGCGTGGCGGCCTGATGCGCTGGGTGACCTGCCAGGTGCTCAAGGCCTGCGCCCTGACCACCAGCGATTCCGACCACATGGCCTGGCACATGCGCGCGCTGGGGGCCGGCGAGGTGATGACCTTTCCGTTCGGCCTGGAGACGCTGCCCGCGCTGCCATCGCCCGAGCACAAGCAAGGCCACGTGTTTTTTGCCAACCGCGGGCTCGAGGCTGTGTATGCGCCGCAGCGTGTGCTGGCCGTGTTTGCCGCCGTCGCCGCCGAATGGCCGGGCACCGAGTTGGTGATGGCCAACACCGGATCAATGCGCGCCGAGCTGGAGCGGCTGGCCGAGCAGGCCAAGCTGAAAGAGAGGATCAAGTTCGTCGGCCGGCTCGATGCCGCCGCCCAGGCGCGCCACTATGCCCGGGCGCGCTGGTACCTCAGCCTGCCCACCAGCGACTCGGTGGCGGTGTCGGTGCTCGAGGCCATGGCCCATGGCTGCATCCCGATCCTGTCGGACCTGCCGGCCAACCACGAGCTGGTGCGGCCGGGCGAAAACGGCCTGATCCTGCCCGCCGGCGGCATGGTCTCGCTGGCCGATCTGCAGCCCCTGCTGAAGAACCGCGACGCCATCGCCCAGGCCAACCACGACTGGGTGGCCGCGCACGCCATGTTCATGCCCTGGGTGCAGCGCTTTCTGGCGCGGCTGCGCGAGATCGATGCCGACCCCACCGGCCACATCCGCGCCGAGCCGACCGCGCGCAACGAGCCGCCGCATGTGACCCCGTTTGACATCGAGGCCGCCACCGCGCGCGCCACCGCCGCCAGCCAGGCGGCCGACCAGGCCGCTGCCGCCAGCGACGCGCCCACCGCCGCCCTTCGCCCGAAGGGACGCCGATGA